A stretch of Triticum aestivum cultivar Chinese Spring chromosome 1D, IWGSC CS RefSeq v2.1, whole genome shotgun sequence DNA encodes these proteins:
- the LOC123181121 gene encoding endoribonuclease Dicer homolog 3b isoform X2 — MAMAMADDDGPIPPPPPPPPPRRPHRQLQPRRYQVEVFEAALQGNTIAVLDTGSGKTMVAVLLARHHVGRVRAGEVPRRIVVFLAPTVHLVHQQFEVIREYTDLDAAECYGASGVGDWSTDRWNKEVGSKEIAVMTPQILLDALRHAFVTMSAVSLLIFDECHRACGNHPYTRIMKEFYLGSQWRPAVFGMTASPVATKGTCTVQDCEAHIGQLELTLDAKVYIIKDRSELESFSPPATIVNKYYDAYSIDFEDLKSKLQILYEEYDALLASLQESSPNKFEDTNNILETSRKTLFRYHEKIFYGLNYLGPIITAEVVKIYNESIKTLGDSEDCLFSKASFSLHVAYFKEALDLVEEVLPHGYGELMKSESGSAELIKSGYISSKVDALINIFKSFGSSNEVLCLIFVERIMTAKAVERFMRGIVNFSSFSISYLTGGSTSKDSLSPAVQRYTLDLFRSGKVNLLFTTDVTEEGIDVPNCSCVIRFDLPRTVCSYVQSRGRARRSSSNYVLMIERGNMDQQEHIFRIIQTEYYIKHFALYRHRNPNVSSSEWPMQDKYAYHVDSTGATITADCCVDLIRKYCEKLPKDRYYIPKPSFAVAIEDGSYQCTLTLPPNAAFQRIVGPLCSTSNLAKQLVSLDACKKLHQLGELNDHLLPFTEEPIDIDVALRDGKFLSGPGTTKRKELHGTRNVLALSGSWIHESESVTLNAYRFDFLCDQEGENYAGFVLLMESALDDDVACSKMDLFLIPNKMVYTTVTPCGKVQLDKKQLRDGKLFQEFFFNGIFGRLFHGSRTSGVQREFLFRKGHEIQWSSQSMYLLLPLRHSPHIQQDLNIYWEAVESCTQAVEQLRNLYLEDENIRANFIQHRSIKEKDIIHLANKSLHFSSIKDSVVLSLHTGRIYSVLDLIYGTTAEDSFEEMYNGKASPFSSFVDYYREKYGIVIQHPKQPLLLLKQSHNAHNLLFSKSKYIDGSTGDPLLMEKEQIHARVPPELLIHIDVTIEVLKSFYLLPSVMHRLQSLMLASQLRRDIGYTQHIPSYLILEAITTLRCCETFSLERLELLGDSVLKYVIGCDLFLRYPMKHEGHLSDMRSNAVCNATLHKHGIWRSLQGYVRDSAFDPRRWVAPGQISLRPFPCNCRIETAFVPSNGRYISDDPSFVVGKPCDRAHRWMCSKAISDCVEALVGAYYVGGGIVGALWVMKWFGIEIKCDRKLVQEVKLNASYICYLPKISVIEELEAKLKYNFSVKGLLLEAITHPSLQELGADYCYQRLEFLGDSVLDLLITRYLYVTHTDVDPGELTDLRSALVSNENFAEVVLRNNIHSHLQHGSGILLEQITEYVRSNLECQGKVNKFLQHATCKVPKVLGDIMESIAGAIFVDTDFNVDVVWKIVEPLLSPMITPDNLVLPPYRELLELCSHLGYFINSKCSSKGEEVIIEMSVQLRDELLIAQGQDRNKKSAKSKAAARILADLKKRGLSMKQCSSKAKQLDIISSDQQYPLASLESPLDYCHVDANPSLGGLPSLKEAVVLRLKLDKGGPRSALFKLCKRLQWPMPEFEFVEQRFRTPIVLDGVTTTNFNSFVSTITLHIPDVTAITLQGERRTDKKSSQDSASLIMLHKLQELKVCICKT, encoded by the exons atggccatggccatggccgacGACGACGGCCCCAtccccccgcctccgccgccgccgccgcctcgccgcccccacAGGCAGCTCCAGCCGAGGAG GTACCAGGTGGAGGTGTTCGAGGCGGCGCTGCAGGGGAACACCATCGCGGTGCTCGACACCGGCTCCGGAAAGACCATGGTCGCCGTCCTGCTCGCGCGCCACCACGTGGGCCGCGTGCGCGCCGGGGAGGTGCCCCGCCGgatcgtcgtcttcctcgcgcccaCCGTGCACCTCGTCCACCAG CAATTCGAGGTGATTCGGGAGTACACGGACCTCGACGCCGCTGAGTGCTACGGAGCTTCGGGGGTCGGCGACTGGAGTACCGACCGCTGGAACAAGGAAGTTGGGAGCAAGGAG ATTGCTGTTATGACGCCCCAGATATTGTTGGATGCCCTGAGGCATGCCTTTGTAACAATGAGTGCAGTGAGCCTGCTAATATTTGATGAATGCCATCGTGCCTGTGGAAACCACCCATATACACGAATAATGAAG GAATTTTACCTTGGCTCTCAGTGGAGGCCAGCTGTATTTGGAATGACAGCATCTCCTGTTGCTACTAAAG GCACTTGCACGGTACAAGATTGTGAAGCACACATTGGTCAACTTGAACTTACATTGGATGCGAAG GTATATATCATAAAAGATCGTAGTGAACTTGAGAGCTTTTCCCCTCCTGCAACAATTGTGAACAAATACTATGATGCTTACTCGATTGATTTCGAAGATCTGAAATCGAAGCTCCAGATATTGTATGAAGAG TATGATGCTTTGTTGGCTAGTCTGCAAGAATCGTCACCAAATAAATTTGAAGACACGAATAACATATTAGAGACATCAAGAAAGACCTTGTTCAGATACCATGAGAAGATATTTTATGGCCTAAATTATCTTGGTCCAATCATCACCGCTGAG GTAGTGAAGATATATAATGAAAGCATTAAGACACTGGGTGATTCTGAAGATTGCCTCTTCTCGAAAGCTAGCTTCAGCCTGCATGTAGCTTATTTTAAAGAAGCTTTAGATTTAGTTGAGGAAGTATTGCCACATG GTTATGGTGAACTAATGAAATCAGAATCTGGTTCTGCGGAATTAATTAAAAGCGGGTATATTTCTTCAAAAGTGGATGCTCTAATCAACATTTTTAAATCATTTGG GTCATCAAACGAAGTGCTTTGCCTaatttttgtagaaagaattatgACAGCTAAAGCTGTTGAGAGGTTCATGAGAGGAATTGTTAATTTCTCTAGTTTTTCAATTTCTTACTTGACTGGAGGGAGTACATCAAAAGATTCTCTGAGCCCAGCAGTGCAGAGATATACTTTGGACTTGTTCCGATCTGGAAAG GTGAACTTGCTTTTCACCACAGATGTAACTGAAGAGGGTATTGATGTACCTAACTGTTCTTGTGTCATACGCTTCGACCTGCCCAGAACTGTTTGTAGCTACGTTCAATCTCGTGGTCGTGCCAGAAGGAGCAGCTCAAATTATGTTCTTATGATTGAGAG GGGAAACATGGATCAGCAGGAACACATATTCCGCATAATACAGACTGAGTACTATATTAAACACTTCGCTCTGTATAGGCACAGAAACCCCAATGTTTCATCCTCTGAGTGGCCTATGCAAGATAAGTATGCATACCATGTTGATTCAACAGGAGCAACTATAACTGCAGACTGCTGTGTTGATCTGATCCGTAAATATTGTGAGAAACTTCCTAAAGATAG GTATTACATTCCAAAGCCTTCCTTTGCGGTGGCTATCGAAGATGGATCATACCAATGCACCTTGACTTTGCCTCCAAATGCGGCGTTTCAAAGGATAGTTGGCCCTTTATGCAGTACAAGTAATTTAGCCAAGCAGCTTGTATCCCTAGATGCGTGCAAGAAATTGCATCAGCTAGGAGAACTCAATGATCATCTTCTACCCTTCACCGAAGAACCTATTGATATTGATGTTGCTTTAAGAGATGGGAAATTCCTTTCTGGACCAG GAACGACTAAAAGAAAGGAGCTCCATGGAACAAGAAATGTTCTTGCCCTGTCAGGATCGTGGATTCATGAAAGTGAAAGTGTCACATTGAATGCTTATAGATTCGATTTTCTTTGTGACCAAGAGGGTGAAAACTATGCTGGGTTTGTTCTCTTAATGGAATCAGCACTTGATGATGATGTAGCTTGTTCAAAAATGGATCTATTCCTGATCCCTAATAAAATGGTCTACACCACCGTAACTCCGTGTGGAAAAGTTCAACTGGACAAAAAACAG CTACGTGACGGGAAGTTGTTCCAAGAATTCTTTTTCAATGGAATATTTGGTAGATTATTTCATGGATCTCGAACAAGTGGAGTGCAAAGGGAATTTCTTTTCAGAAAAGGTCATGAAATACAATGGAGCTCACAGAGCATGTACTTACTTTTACCTTTGAGGCATTCACCACACATCCAGCAAGATTTAAACATATACTGGGAGGCAGTTGAATCCTGCACCCAGGCGGTGGAGCAGTTGAGAAATTTGTATCTGGAAGATGAAAATATCCGTGCAAATTTTATTCAACATAGAAGTATCAAGGAGAAAGACATTATTCATCTGGCCAACAAATCTCttcatttttctagcatcaaagaTTCAGTTGTGCTATCGCTTCATACTGGAAGGATATACTCTGTTCTTGACTTGATCTATGGCACAACTGCTGAAGACTCGTTTGAAGAGATGTATAATGGAAAAGCTTCACCGTTTTCTTCATTCGTGGACTACTACCGTGAAAA GTATGGTATTGTTATTCAACATCCAAAACAACCGTTGTTGCTGTTAAAGCAAAGCCACAATGCACACAATCTTCTTTTTTCAAAATCGAAGTACATAG ATGGTTCTACGGGCGATCCTTTGCTCATGGAAAAAGAGCAAATACACGCCCGGGTCCCACCTGAATTGTTAATCCACATTGATGTGACAATTGAAGTTCTCAAATCTTTTTATTTATTGCCTTCTGTAATGCATCGACTTCAGTCTCTCATGCTAGCCAGCCAGCTCCGCAGAGATATTGGTTACACTCAACATATACCAAGTTACCTG ATTTTGGAAGCTATCACAACTTTAAGGTGCTGCGAAACATTTTCCCTGGAGCGTTTAGAACTATTGGGAGACTCAGTACTAAAATATGTGATAGGATGTGACCTGTTTTTAAGGTATCCTATGAAACATGAAGGTCATCTTTCTGATATGAGATCAAATGCTGTCTGCAATGCTACACTTCATAAGCACGGAATCTGGCGATCCTTGCAG GGTTACGTGCGGGATAGTGCATTTGACCCACGGCGTTGGGTTGCTCCTGGGCAGATATCTTTGCGCCCTTTTCCTTGTAACTGCAGAATTGAGACTGCATTTGTTCCAAGTAATGGAAGGTATATCAGCGACGACCCATCTTTTGTCGTTGGAAAACCATGTGATAGAGCTCACAGATGGATGTGCTCGAAAGCAATATCTGATTGTGTTGAAGCCCTAGTTGGAGCATATTATGTCGGTGGTGGCATAGTTGGTGCACTTTGGGTTATGAAGTGGTTCGGTATTGAAATAAAATGTGATAGGAAGTTGGTACAGGAAGTAAAGCTCAATGCGTCTTATATATGCTACTTACCTAAAATAAGTGTTATTGAGGAGTTGGAAGCAAAACTGAAGTACAACTTCTCAGTCAAGGGCCTTCTACTGGAAGCCATAACTCATCCATCTCTGCAGGAATTAGGGGCTGACTACTGTTACCAG CGTTTGGAATTTCTGGGTGATTCTGTGCTGGATCTACTAATTACACGCTATCTGTATGTTACCCATACTGATGTTGATCCTGGAGAATTGACAGACCTACGTTCCGCTTTGGTTAGCAATGAGAATTTTGCAGAAGTAGTTTTAAGAAATAACATTCACAGTCATCTACAGCATGGGTCTGGAATACTTTTGGAGCAAATCACAGAATATGTTAGATCCAATTTGGAGTGCCAAGGGAAGGTTAATAAATTCCTTCAACATGCTACATGTAAAGTACCTAAG GTGCTTGGAGACATTATGGAAAGCATTGCCGGTGCAATATTTGTAGACACAGATTTTAATGTTGATGTGGTTTGGAAGATTGTTGAACCGTTGCTTTCCCCAATGATAACCCCTGATAATCTTGTATTGCCACCTTATCGGGAGTTGTTAGAGCTGTGTAGTCACCTTGGTTATTTCATAAATTCAAAATGCAGTAGTAAAGGAGAAGAAGTAATTATAGAGATGTCAGTGCAATTACGAGATGAACTGCTGATAGCGCAAGGACAAGACAGAAATAAGAAGAGTGCAAAGTCAAAAGCAGCAGCTCGTATATTGGCAGATCTGAAG AAAAGAGGCCTTTCAATGAAACAATGTTCTTCTAAAGCTAAGCAGTTGGATATTATATCTTCGGACCAGCAGTATCCTTTGGCAAGT TTGGAATCACCACTTGATTATTGTCACGTGGATGCCAATCCTAGCCTAGGAGGCCTTCCCTCACTGAAAGAAGCAG TTGTTCTTCGGCTTAAACTGGACAAAGGTGGACCACGGAGTGCTCTTTTTAAGCTATGCAAGAGGTTGCAGTGGCCAATGCCAGAATTCGAATTTGTGGAACAAAGGTTCAG GACTCCTATTGTTCTGGACGGGGTAACCACAACGAACTTCAATAGCTTCGTGTCAACCATCACCTTGCACATACCTGATGTAACAGCCATTACACTTCAAGGCGAGCGGCGAACTGACAAAAAGAGTTCCCAGGATTCAGCATCGCTGATAATGCTCCACAAGCTTCAAGAGCTCAAGGTCTGTATATGCAAGACTTAG